A region from the Micrococcus cohnii genome encodes:
- a CDS encoding cytochrome ubiquinol oxidase subunit I yields the protein MDPLEIARWQFGITTVYHFIMVPLTIGLGLTVAALQTAWYVTGREHFLRMTKFWGKLFLINFIMGVATGIVQEFQFGMAWSEYSRFVGDVFGAPLAMEALIAFFLESVFLGAWIFGWRTLSPRVHLLAIWAAVIGAHFSAYFIMAANAFMQHPVGYEVVDGRPVLSDIGAVLSNPVLLTHFPHTLFGAYAVAGGFLLGISWYHLYRRRVEGIDTVDDTGRVVVGTTGSKGRDEIDHAVWIRSLRIGAVVALIAFTGTAFTGHKQAQQMIEFQPLKMASAEAACHDGTAFSVFSFADLSNREGQTTCDDVVGLVEVPGLLSYLAHEDFTTPVKGVNTLIPEYQEKYGTHLPDDPMYGERAGRPIDYQPLMEVTYWGFRLMITFGGLAALAAAMTLWMTRRGTVPESKTWMRLAVASIGAPFAANITGWVFTEMGRQPFVVAPNPSMSGTDQVFMYTAAAVSPGVDGVEILVSLIVLGLIYGALLVVELVLLTRYVRGGVPAGMPELTADEHRDGEGGPDDARDRDDVLAFAY from the coding sequence TTGGATCCGCTCGAGATCGCACGCTGGCAGTTCGGCATCACCACCGTCTACCACTTCATCATGGTGCCCCTCACCATCGGCTTGGGGCTGACCGTCGCCGCGCTGCAGACGGCGTGGTACGTCACCGGCCGAGAGCACTTCCTGAGGATGACGAAGTTCTGGGGGAAGCTGTTCCTGATCAACTTCATCATGGGTGTGGCGACCGGCATCGTGCAGGAGTTCCAGTTCGGCATGGCGTGGTCCGAGTACTCGCGCTTCGTCGGCGACGTCTTCGGCGCCCCGCTGGCCATGGAGGCGCTCATCGCGTTCTTCCTCGAATCGGTGTTCCTCGGCGCCTGGATCTTCGGCTGGCGCACCCTGAGCCCGCGCGTGCACCTGCTGGCGATCTGGGCGGCGGTGATCGGCGCGCATTTCTCTGCCTACTTCATCATGGCGGCCAATGCGTTCATGCAGCATCCGGTGGGCTACGAGGTGGTCGACGGCCGCCCCGTGCTCTCGGACATCGGCGCCGTGCTCAGCAACCCGGTGCTGCTCACCCACTTCCCGCACACCCTGTTCGGCGCGTACGCCGTCGCCGGCGGCTTCCTGCTGGGCATCTCGTGGTACCACCTGTATCGGCGCCGCGTCGAGGGGATCGACACCGTCGACGACACCGGTCGCGTCGTGGTCGGCACCACCGGCTCGAAGGGACGCGATGAGATCGACCACGCCGTCTGGATCCGTTCGCTGCGCATCGGGGCCGTCGTGGCGCTGATCGCCTTCACGGGGACCGCGTTCACCGGGCACAAGCAGGCGCAGCAGATGATCGAGTTCCAGCCGCTGAAGATGGCCTCGGCCGAGGCCGCCTGCCACGACGGCACCGCGTTCTCGGTCTTCTCCTTTGCGGATCTGTCGAACCGCGAGGGGCAGACCACCTGCGACGACGTCGTGGGACTCGTCGAGGTCCCGGGCCTGCTGTCCTATCTGGCGCACGAGGACTTCACCACGCCGGTCAAGGGGGTGAACACCCTCATCCCCGAGTACCAGGAGAAGTACGGCACGCACCTGCCAGACGATCCGATGTACGGCGAGCGCGCCGGACGCCCGATCGACTACCAGCCGCTCATGGAAGTCACCTATTGGGGGTTCCGGCTCATGATCACCTTCGGCGGGCTCGCCGCGCTCGCCGCGGCCATGACGCTCTGGATGACCCGGCGCGGCACCGTGCCGGAGTCGAAGACGTGGATGCGTCTGGCCGTCGCCTCCATCGGCGCTCCCTTCGCCGCCAACATCACCGGGTGGGTCTTCACCGAGATGGGCCGACAGCCCTTCGTCGTCGCCCCGAATCCGAGCATGTCCGGCACCGACCAGGTGTTCATGTACACGGCCGCCGCGGTCTCGCCCGGGGTCGACGGCGTGGAGATCCTCGTCTCGCTGATCGTGCTGGGCCTCATCTACGGTGCACTGCTGGTCGTCGAGCTGGTGCTGCTCACGCGGTACGTGCGCGGTGGCGTGCCCGCCGGCATGCCCGAACTCACCGCCGACGAACACCGTGACGGCGAGGGCGGTCCGGACGACGCCCGCGACCGTGACGACGTGCTCGCCTTCGCCTACTGA
- a CDS encoding 3-oxoacyl-ACP synthase III — translation MSGNASFEYTRAALLSVTEVEAPHELTSDELDGQLKEVLRRLKLPKGLLQRVAGVHARRNWDHSTDFQDAAARAGTAALEAAGVAPEKVGLLINTSVTRATLEPSVAVRIHDVMGLPTSATNFDITNACLGFVNGLMLASSLIDAGQIDYAVIVAGEDATKVQAATVQNLHAPSTNRSNFMEQFASLTLGCGAAAAVVGNIEDHPEGHRIVRGVTRAGTDHHDLCVGDHRGMYTDSTALLEDGLELVMDAWNDVPADWGWDTVDRYITHQVSQLHTNAIADSAGLDLAKIPVTFPVLGNVGPASLPITLYREQHALSSGDRLLCLGVGSGLNTAMLEIHW, via the coding sequence GTGTCCGGCAACGCCAGCTTCGAATACACCCGCGCCGCCCTGCTGTCGGTGACGGAGGTCGAAGCACCCCATGAGCTCACGTCGGATGAGCTGGACGGCCAGCTCAAAGAGGTGCTACGCCGGCTCAAGCTTCCGAAGGGGCTGCTGCAGCGCGTGGCCGGTGTGCACGCCCGACGCAACTGGGATCACTCCACCGACTTCCAGGACGCAGCTGCTCGCGCCGGTACGGCGGCGCTCGAGGCCGCCGGCGTGGCACCGGAGAAGGTCGGCCTGCTGATCAACACCTCCGTCACCCGCGCCACGCTGGAGCCCTCGGTCGCGGTGCGCATCCACGACGTGATGGGCCTGCCCACCTCGGCGACGAACTTCGACATCACCAACGCCTGCCTGGGCTTCGTCAACGGTCTGATGCTGGCCTCCTCGCTCATCGACGCTGGGCAGATCGACTACGCCGTGATCGTTGCCGGCGAGGACGCCACCAAGGTCCAGGCCGCGACCGTGCAAAACCTGCACGCCCCGTCGACGAACCGCAGCAACTTCATGGAGCAGTTCGCCTCCCTGACGCTGGGCTGCGGCGCTGCCGCGGCCGTCGTCGGGAACATCGAGGACCACCCGGAAGGCCACCGCATCGTGCGTGGCGTCACCCGCGCCGGCACCGACCACCACGACCTGTGCGTGGGAGACCACCGCGGCATGTACACCGACTCCACCGCGCTGCTCGAGGACGGTCTGGAACTGGTCATGGACGCGTGGAATGACGTCCCCGCGGACTGGGGCTGGGACACGGTCGACCGGTACATCACCCACCAGGTCTCCCAGCTGCACACCAACGCCATCGCCGACTCCGCCGGGCTCGACCTGGCGAAGATCCCGGTGACCTTCCCCGTGCTGGGCAACGTCGGCCCGGCCTCCCTGCCGATCACGCTGTACCGCGAGCAGCACGCGCTGAGCTCCGGAGACCGCCTGCTCTGCCTGGGCGTCGGCTCCGGGCTGAACACCGCGATGCTCGAGATCCACTGGTGA
- a CDS encoding alpha/beta fold hydrolase has product MSLPAAPASVPDPETLPGWDPRFSRLLTVSSSADPEDVVRTFHVGDTGPALADLGVEPIGTIVAVHGNPTWSYLWRSLMSATLERARLGGDAWRVVAPDQLDMGFSERLEHRRMPRPETMGADGDDYRTLAQRIDDLDAVLQALQLPALAASGRHRLVTLGHDWGGVVSLGWAGRNPDLVSGVMTLNTAVHQPEGAPIPTPLQAALAGPMLANSTVTTDAFLSVTTSLASPALEPEVKRAFHAPYSGSKRRGGVGGFVADIPVDANHGSHAALSQVAESVTSLGQAGVPALILWGAEDPVFLDRYLDDLRARLPEARVHRYEQAGHLLIEDRELSEPILTWLNLLNTRLLGDPGSGLPTARDESPADATTQASVRIEVAEHLAPTGASSIDADVPRLWEHLADWGAPDSPHRDYTALVDMAGAASSRAIVRRTRRPAAVSWGELHETVSAMATGLWAAGMRPGDRVSMLVPPGRDLTAALYAILRIGAVAVVADQGLGVTGMTRAVRSARPRWIIGRTAGLTVARTQNWPGTRLSVAPMPAAERSLLGVEDALYSMVERHRAAAQNGPVTADGTPLPVPADHAEAAVLFTSGSTGPAKGVVYTHRRLGHLVRRVRRTLDVGPGASLVSGFAPFALLGPALGAASVTPDMEVTKPATLTATALAAAAEAGQSTVLFASPAALANVVATAGALTRGERAALERIRLVLSAGAPVHPSLMRAVLELLPNASVHSPYGMTEGLLLTDIDSDTVLALRRSGEAGVCVGTPVDSVDLRIAPLLEDGTPDEVLLDARSGHGVLGEIVVSAPHLKERYDALWFTDQQSKRDGLFSAPGQVWHRTNDVGHIDAEGRLWIEGRLQHVITTAQGPVAPGGPEARIDALGPVARSAVVGVGPAGTQAVVAVIEAARPATRPPRRPGHRKDGRPQAGLAPAGVAAAVRRAVEPLAVSAVLVADEIPTDIRHNSKIDRPRVAAWAEKVLAGGTVGAL; this is encoded by the coding sequence ATGAGCCTTCCCGCCGCCCCCGCTTCCGTGCCCGATCCCGAGACGCTGCCAGGATGGGATCCGCGGTTCTCCCGCCTGCTCACGGTCTCCTCGTCCGCCGACCCCGAGGACGTGGTGCGCACCTTCCACGTCGGGGACACCGGCCCGGCCCTGGCCGATCTCGGCGTCGAACCGATCGGCACGATCGTCGCGGTCCACGGCAACCCCACCTGGTCTTACCTGTGGCGCTCCCTGATGTCGGCCACCCTCGAGCGGGCTCGCCTGGGCGGTGACGCATGGCGCGTCGTGGCACCCGACCAGCTGGACATGGGTTTCTCGGAGCGTCTCGAGCACCGGCGCATGCCCCGTCCCGAGACCATGGGAGCCGACGGCGACGACTACCGCACCCTCGCACAGCGGATCGACGATCTGGACGCCGTCCTGCAGGCGCTGCAGCTGCCGGCCCTGGCCGCATCCGGCCGGCACCGGCTGGTCACGCTCGGTCACGACTGGGGCGGCGTGGTCTCACTCGGGTGGGCCGGACGGAACCCGGACCTCGTCTCGGGCGTCATGACGCTCAACACGGCGGTGCATCAGCCCGAGGGCGCACCGATCCCCACACCCCTGCAGGCCGCGCTGGCCGGTCCGATGCTGGCGAACTCGACGGTCACGACCGACGCGTTCCTCTCGGTGACCACCTCACTGGCCTCGCCAGCGCTCGAGCCCGAGGTCAAACGCGCCTTCCATGCCCCTTACAGCGGATCGAAGCGACGGGGTGGCGTCGGCGGGTTCGTGGCCGACATCCCGGTCGATGCCAACCACGGCTCCCACGCCGCGCTGTCCCAGGTGGCGGAGTCGGTCACGTCCCTCGGGCAGGCTGGGGTGCCCGCACTCATCCTGTGGGGCGCCGAGGACCCGGTGTTCCTGGACCGCTACCTGGACGACCTGCGAGCGCGCCTGCCCGAAGCGCGCGTGCACCGCTATGAGCAGGCCGGCCATCTGCTGATCGAGGACCGCGAACTCAGCGAGCCGATCCTCACGTGGCTGAACCTGCTGAACACCCGGCTGCTCGGCGACCCCGGCTCGGGGCTGCCGACCGCACGCGACGAGTCCCCCGCCGACGCGACGACGCAGGCCAGCGTGCGAATCGAGGTGGCCGAGCACCTCGCCCCGACCGGGGCGAGCAGCATCGACGCCGACGTCCCCCGGCTCTGGGAGCACCTGGCCGACTGGGGCGCCCCGGACTCGCCGCACCGCGACTACACCGCCCTGGTGGACATGGCCGGCGCTGCCAGCTCCCGAGCGATCGTGCGCCGCACCCGTCGACCGGCCGCGGTCAGCTGGGGCGAGCTACATGAGACGGTGTCCGCGATGGCCACCGGGCTGTGGGCCGCGGGCATGCGCCCCGGCGATCGCGTGTCCATGCTCGTGCCGCCCGGCCGGGATTTGACCGCCGCGCTCTACGCCATTCTGCGCATCGGGGCCGTGGCCGTCGTGGCCGATCAGGGTCTGGGCGTCACCGGCATGACCCGCGCCGTGCGCTCGGCCCGGCCGCGGTGGATCATCGGGCGCACCGCGGGCCTGACCGTCGCGCGCACCCAGAACTGGCCGGGCACTCGGCTGTCCGTCGCGCCCATGCCCGCGGCCGAGCGGTCCCTGCTCGGCGTCGAGGACGCCCTGTACTCGATGGTGGAACGCCACCGTGCGGCCGCCCAGAACGGCCCTGTCACCGCCGACGGGACCCCGTTGCCGGTGCCGGCCGACCACGCCGAGGCCGCCGTGCTGTTCACCTCCGGTTCCACCGGCCCGGCCAAGGGCGTCGTCTACACCCACCGTCGGCTCGGGCACCTGGTGCGTCGCGTCCGCCGGACCCTGGACGTTGGCCCGGGTGCCTCGCTGGTCTCCGGCTTCGCCCCGTTCGCGCTGCTCGGGCCGGCCCTGGGGGCCGCCTCCGTGACGCCGGACATGGAGGTCACCAAGCCGGCTACCCTCACCGCAACGGCCCTGGCGGCCGCGGCGGAGGCGGGGCAGTCCACCGTCCTGTTCGCCTCGCCTGCGGCCCTGGCGAACGTCGTGGCGACGGCCGGAGCGCTGACCCGTGGCGAGCGGGCTGCGCTCGAACGGATCCGTCTGGTGCTCTCCGCCGGCGCGCCCGTGCACCCGAGCCTGATGCGAGCGGTGCTCGAGCTGCTGCCGAACGCCTCCGTGCACTCTCCCTACGGGATGACCGAGGGTCTGCTGCTCACCGACATCGACTCCGACACGGTGCTGGCCCTGCGTCGTTCGGGCGAGGCAGGGGTGTGCGTCGGCACGCCCGTCGACTCGGTGGATCTACGCATTGCGCCGCTGCTCGAGGACGGCACACCCGACGAAGTGCTGCTGGACGCCCGCTCCGGCCACGGCGTGCTGGGCGAGATCGTCGTGAGCGCTCCGCACCTGAAGGAGCGCTACGACGCCCTCTGGTTCACGGACCAGCAGTCCAAACGCGACGGTCTGTTCAGCGCCCCCGGTCAGGTCTGGCACCGCACCAATGACGTCGGACACATCGACGCCGAGGGTCGGCTGTGGATCGAGGGACGGCTGCAGCACGTGATCACGACGGCACAGGGGCCTGTGGCACCGGGAGGCCCCGAGGCCCGCATCGACGCTCTGGGTCCGGTCGCCCGGTCTGCCGTCGTGGGTGTCGGGCCGGCCGGGACCCAGGCCGTGGTCGCCGTGATCGAGGCCGCCCGGCCGGCGACGCGTCCGCCGCGCCGCCCGGGCCATCGCAAGGACGGCCGGCCCCAGGCGGGACTGGCTCCGGCCGGGGTGGCCGCGGCCGTGCGCCGCGCCGTGGAGCCGCTGGCGGTCTCCGCCGTGCTGGTCGCGGACGAGATCCCCACGGACATCCGGCACAATTCGAAGATCGATCGGCCACGCGTGGCCGCGTGGGCCGAGAAGGTCCTCGCCGGCGGCACGGTGGGTGCGCTCTGA
- a CDS encoding NAD-dependent epimerase/dehydratase family protein, whose translation MSALGFEVDLDHAGAPQLHERLASRRVLVTGASGILGAGVSRSLLEAGNEVRTLQRRPSGVAGAQDVLGSVTDPDAVAAAVEGVDTVVHVAAMVSVSGREAEFEAVNVEGTRTLVDAARRAGVVRFVHISSPSVAHAGSSIVGEGAGPADPRQARGPYARTKAAGELIALDADSERFRVLALRPHLMWGPGDMQLTDRIVQRARAGRLPVLGSGASLVDTLYTWNAVEAVVAAVSAVDDVHGEALVVTNGEPRPVGELIAQIAMAGGAQAPSRRVSPRLARGVGAVIEKAWELPLGLGRLTGDGEPPLTQFLAEQLSTAHWFDQRRTREVLGWEPTVSLDEGLRRLAEYYAAR comes from the coding sequence ATGAGCGCGCTCGGGTTCGAGGTCGACCTCGATCACGCTGGTGCGCCGCAACTGCACGAGCGGCTCGCCTCGCGCCGGGTGCTGGTCACGGGGGCCTCCGGGATCCTCGGTGCGGGTGTGTCGCGCTCGCTGCTGGAGGCGGGCAACGAGGTCCGGACCCTGCAGCGCCGCCCCAGCGGTGTGGCCGGCGCGCAGGACGTGCTCGGCTCGGTGACGGACCCCGATGCCGTCGCGGCCGCGGTGGAGGGCGTGGACACCGTCGTGCATGTCGCCGCCATGGTGTCCGTGTCGGGCCGCGAGGCGGAGTTCGAGGCCGTGAACGTCGAGGGCACTCGCACCCTGGTGGACGCGGCCCGACGGGCCGGCGTGGTCCGGTTCGTGCACATCTCCTCCCCCTCGGTGGCGCACGCCGGCTCGTCGATCGTGGGCGAGGGGGCAGGCCCCGCCGACCCCCGGCAGGCGCGTGGCCCCTACGCTCGGACCAAGGCGGCCGGTGAGCTGATCGCTCTGGACGCCGATTCGGAACGCTTCCGTGTGCTGGCCCTGCGCCCGCACTTGATGTGGGGACCGGGCGACATGCAGCTCACCGATCGGATCGTTCAACGGGCCCGGGCCGGGCGGCTGCCCGTGCTCGGTTCCGGCGCGTCCCTGGTGGACACCCTGTACACGTGGAACGCGGTGGAGGCGGTCGTGGCGGCGGTCTCGGCCGTGGACGACGTGCACGGCGAAGCGCTCGTGGTGACCAACGGCGAACCGCGCCCCGTCGGGGAGCTGATCGCCCAGATCGCGATGGCCGGCGGAGCACAGGCGCCGAGCCGTCGGGTGTCCCCGCGTCTGGCGCGCGGGGTCGGCGCGGTGATCGAGAAGGCGTGGGAGCTGCCCCTGGGCCTGGGCCGGCTGACCGGCGACGGCGAGCCGCCGCTGACGCAGTTCCTGGCCGAACAGCTCTCCACGGCGCACTGGTTCGACCAGCGCCGCACCCGTGAGGTGCTCGGCTGGGAGCCCACGGTCAGCCTCGATGAGGGGCTGCGGCGGCTCGCCGAGTACTACGCCGCGCGCTGA
- the cydB gene encoding cytochrome d ubiquinol oxidase subunit II, translated as MADVLPTVWFVLIAVLWLGYLLLEGFDLGVGMLMRLWARDERQRRVLLNTIGPVWDGNEVWLLTAGGATFAAFPFWYASLFSALYLPLTLTLFGLILRAVAIEYRSKALTPGGREMWDWALAGGSFIAAFTVGAMLALTTTGIPLNANGDRVGGAFAWANGYAVLGGVAVVLFCLAQAWAFLGLKTDGAPREAANRTLRTWLPVLAAPLAAWVVLVVAEAGKPVAWMLTALAVVALAGAWISARGRREGFTFLGMSLFLLCGVAALFTAVYPTVLPSTVDPAYDLTVHNASSQTYTLGVMAVVTAVFIPLVLAYSCWSYWVFRRRISVQHIPESHPVTPL; from the coding sequence GTGGCCGACGTGCTGCCGACCGTCTGGTTCGTCCTCATTGCCGTGCTCTGGCTCGGCTATCTGCTGCTGGAGGGATTCGACCTCGGGGTCGGGATGCTCATGCGTCTGTGGGCGCGTGACGAGCGCCAGCGGCGGGTCCTGCTCAACACCATCGGCCCGGTCTGGGACGGCAACGAGGTCTGGCTGCTCACGGCGGGAGGAGCCACCTTCGCGGCTTTCCCGTTCTGGTACGCCTCGCTGTTCTCTGCGCTGTACCTGCCTCTGACCCTGACGCTGTTCGGACTGATCCTGCGCGCCGTCGCCATCGAGTATCGCTCCAAGGCGTTGACCCCGGGCGGGCGCGAGATGTGGGACTGGGCGCTCGCTGGAGGATCGTTCATCGCGGCGTTCACGGTGGGCGCCATGCTGGCGTTGACCACCACCGGCATCCCGCTGAACGCCAACGGTGACCGCGTGGGCGGTGCATTCGCCTGGGCCAACGGCTATGCCGTGCTCGGTGGTGTCGCCGTCGTCCTCTTCTGCCTCGCCCAGGCCTGGGCGTTCCTCGGGCTGAAGACCGACGGCGCCCCGCGTGAGGCTGCGAACCGCACCCTGCGCACGTGGCTGCCCGTGCTCGCCGCGCCGCTGGCCGCCTGGGTCGTGCTGGTGGTGGCCGAGGCCGGCAAGCCGGTGGCGTGGATGCTGACCGCGCTCGCCGTCGTGGCGCTTGCGGGGGCCTGGATCTCGGCCCGTGGCCGACGTGAGGGATTCACGTTCCTCGGCATGAGCCTGTTCCTACTGTGCGGGGTCGCGGCACTGTTCACGGCCGTCTATCCGACCGTGCTGCCCTCGACGGTCGACCCCGCCTATGACCTCACGGTCCACAACGCCTCCTCGCAGACCTACACCCTCGGTGTGATGGCCGTGGTGACGGCGGTGTTCATTCCCCTCGTGCTGGCTTACTCGTGCTGGTCGTATTGGGTGTTCCGGCGTCGCATCTCGGTCCAGCACATCCCGGAGTCCCACCCCGTCACGCCCCTGTGA